Sequence from the Phaeodactylum tricornutum CCAP 1055/1 chromosome 4, whole genome shotgun sequence genome:
GACTATGAGATTTGGTGTCACTTTCAGTCAATCGTTTTTTATATCGCTTCGTGTCGTGTACATCAATCGACGAAGAGAAGGAACTTACtttggtttctttttcttgttctcAGCATCAACCGAAGATTCAGCTGCTATCATGTCCGGAACGGGTCACGCAAGACAACAGATTCGGTTTCTCAGCTCCTCTGTCTCGAAAGTTGGTCctcgacagcaacagccTAACCGATTTACCACTTTCTACCAATCAATGAAAGAAACATGCCCAGCACAAATCCAGTTATATGCGAAATGCGTCTCCTCAGCAAATGAAGCAGGAACACTGTCTAAAGGATCCTGTGAACATGAGTTTGCACTTGTAAAAGATTGTTTTCGGAGCGCAAAGCGACAGTAGAATATTTATGAATACACGGTAAACCTCATCTATTACAAACCCGCTTTTCGCTTACAGCACTTTTCCGCAAATCCTAGTCCATGAATGAAAACACCTTTCTGGCTACTTCCATTCCGAAGAAACACGCAGCGTTGGCTGGGAAAGCGCGGATCAAAGCGGGGCGAATTCCGGTGAACAATGCACCCGCCCCTTCTTCTGCCATTAGTTTCTTGTACACGTCGCCTAAGCCACGGTACATGCCCTCGGGAGCTGTCTGGTAACGTGATTTCAAAACATCCGCAGGAATAGAGATGACCCAGCAGGCCATACCAGCTAGCCCTCCCGCCGTAAGTACTGCCGATGGAGAAAGTTGGGACGTGTCCTCGATTCCCTGAGCTTTCATCATTCCCATCTTGACGGCCTCGTACGTGCCAAACCACGCCATGGATCCCGGGACATCTCGCAATAGTGTAGCTCCCGTTCCCCGGAACAAGCTAGCGAATCCTCCTTCTCGATAAATCGCAGTGGCGCAATCCTTCATGCCTTTGTATTTATCGCCATTGGTCTGCAACAGACATTTGATACGTTCCGACGGAGCCATTATCGCCGTTGTTGGAATTGCGCTTAGACCCCCAGCAACACATTTTTGCGTGAGCGAGAGATCTCCGGGACTCGGCTGGACGTACTGGACGAGGCGTTGCCCTATATCGTAGCCCCAGAATGAAATGGCGAAAATGGGGCTCACGGCCAGCAAAGGAGCCGAAACACCTCGATACAGGCCACGCATTCCTTCCGAGCGGAATGTGTTGGCAAAAATACCAAGAACTGAACCACTGGCTCCAGCAATGCCACCTGTCTGCATGCGAACCTAATATTCATGCAAGGCTCAACATTGAGACCTATCCATTCGCTGATATCCACGCAACAAAGCCAGTGTCGACACTCTTACCTTAATGAGATCCAAAGGGTGACCCACGACCACAACGCAGATTCCGCCGACGCCTCCCGAGAGGAAACTCTTTAATGCCGAATCCGCTGCCGAGTGACCAAACGTGTTAGAAGCCGAACTGAAAACAAACATAAACCGCACAAATAGTAGACTTCGAGGCTTACGTTTCTTAGCAACAGCCTGTTCTGTAGGCATTTCGTATTGTTCATCGTTCGGCATAGCATAGGTTTCTTTTGTTGTCATCGCGACAATACTGATGACAGCAGGAAGAGGTCGATAGGTGACAGGGGCAATGAAAGGCTTTTTTGGGTGTCAAAGTGTGCGCCTTCCGAGACATGCTTCACATTTTGGCCGGAAACAGGAAGACTATCGATTGAGCGCATCATCCGGAGACATCACCCCAACTGTCACAAATATCCTGGATGAAAACGAGTCTTGGTTGCCTTGTTGATTCACTTGTTACCGCCAAATGCAAATACCAGCGAGACATGCAAGATAGGACAAAATATATATTTAACAAAATATGGTTTCCTAGATACGGGAGAAATACTGGAATACCACTTCCGAGATTTTCGGTACATCCGTTCCTCACGCGCGAAACGAGACTTTTTGCGCGGAGGCGAAGAATATCTTGCCACGACGCGACAACTCCTTCTCCAATCACCGTAACCACGGCCGTTGCAACGGCACCAAAACGAAACCGGCGACGAAAGGAAAGAAGGGAGGAGCATAACaatacatacacacacacacactctgACTTCATTCTGGGCGAGTGCCCGAAAGACGCCTCTCTCGCACAAGGTCGTCTAACAAACAGTTGGATGCTGCACCCGAGGTGGAACTCGCAAAACAAACACACTAAATGAGAATGGTGAGCTCCGGAGAAACGCAATCCGAAACCACAGCCAGAATCCCTGGGAATCACGCACCTTTGGCAGAAGCACACCCTCCACTGGATGGCACCGCTCAAGGGAATCCATCTACTTTCAATAGTCAAACGGTTTGTTCTACGACAACGAGTCAAAGCGGCATAAACGAACATTCGCCGTTGCTGGAAATGCCTTCAAGATACGTTCATTTGCATCCATTGGATTCGCCTACTAGGGCAGCATCCACCAATAGCGCAGACCAACGCAACTGTACAATGGACTTGTCGTTTGATTTACTTGGGGAGGATTCTGATGAATATCATTCTCCCGAAGAGGATATTTTGGGAGCATCTATGAAGCGAGAGTCAGCAACAAGCCTGTCTGAGGCTACGCGATCAGTCAACGTCGATCTTGCGCCGCCTACTCCGAGTACGCTGCGAGCGCAACAGTCTCGCCGGAGACAGTCAAATCGTAGACGAAGACGTACCAGTGAAACCCTTGTTGGGCCATCATCTAGCGCTTTACCCGCTTCCCCCTCTAATGCGGCATTGCGGAGGCCACAAACTAGCAGGGGCAGCACAGCAGCGACGATGTCACTGCAGCAAGCGAATAGCCATCCAAACGAGAATGCTAGTGCACAGGTAGGGATACTAGCATCACTGGATGCTGGTATGGTGGCCGTACGGCGATGGATAAGATCACGTCCCGAACGCTCGTCGTCTGAGGCATCTGGAAGCGTTCCCAGGATATCGTTCAGAGGAGAGGATGCTTCTAGCCGTACCGTTAGCTGGCAGCAAGGTGTCACCTCAGATGGCACCTCGGTGGAAGAGTTCAACGGGGACGTGGGAGGCAATGAAGAGAGCTTTAATTTCTTTTCGATGTATTCTCGGTCGAGCACGTTTTCGCAACCTACTATTGTTGAAGAAGCGGAAAGCGACGAGGAAGAACACGGACGACAACGTGCATTTTCAGAACCCGACGTCTCCGGAGTTCGCTTCTTTGCATTTCAACGAAACAGTAACTCTCGACAGAGGCAAGTACGACAGAGAAGAGGATCAAGGAGGCGAGCGGAGAGCGAGTCATCGTCTATTCCAAATAGCCCTCGTGTGCAattgtcttcgtcggcaGCAGCTGCGTTGAACACAAGCACTGATTTATCATCGCAAAGGTCGAGCAGTAATCAATCGGTAAATCATATGGTGTCGTTGGATACCGATGGCCCAGACTGGCCGTCTAGGCCGAGATCTTTTACCGACGGAGGGATCGAGTTAAGCACAGTCAGAACCCTTGAAGAGCCTGCCGGAGATCCCATACAACACGACTCTCAAACTCACCCATGTCTACGCATTCCGAATTGGCCAATGATTCAGATCGGCGCGCTCGCGTTCGATGGATACAGATCAATCGACGTTTTCAATTTGTTATTACCTTCGTTGCCCTCATATTCAGCCTACTtcttttttccattttgattTGCTGGGTTGTATTGACGAGTTCCTATGTTGTATCTATTGACAAGACATGTGATGTACCGTTGAAAGCTTATTTCTGGCTCGTAACCCTCCAGCTGGTTTTGGATGTTTTCCGAACAGACATCATGAGGTTTGTCTTTCACTGGGATTCAAATTCCAATCAAAGAATTCCTTGCAGGGTTATCCTTTACAATATTGCGTATCTAACATACGCGTTGCTGGTGCTTCGACTCGGAGTCCTCAGCGTATACGTGGACGAGACAAGTTGCAATCGAACTGCACCAGAACTGTTCAACTCAAGCACTGCCTTTGTTTCTCTGTCAATTGCTGCTTGGGGAACCATCGTGTGTGGAtatcttcttccattttgcgTCGTTGCAGCAATGTTGACTTGCAATGGCTACAATCCATCTTCGTCGCAACGTCCAGACGACCATGGTGCATCCCACCCTGTCTTCCCCGCTGCCTATAGCTCTACTGGGGCTCCACCTGGATGTGTCGATCGCCTCAAGGCAATAAGAATGGATGACTACCCAGGCGGTTTTCCAGGCGAGTGCTGCATCTGTATGGAGAACTTCGATTACCATGACGAAGTGGTCGAGACCGCCTGTAAGCATGTTTTTCACAAATCATGCTGTCGTCAATGGCTTCGCCAGGCACGAACGTGCCCCGTTTGTCGAAGCGATATTCCGTCGACGCTTGAAGGCTTCACGGAAGAGACCGAGTCGACCAATGGTCACAATAGCACTCCCAGGATCCCACTCGGTCCGACAGGCCGTCCAGTTGTGGGTTTGATTCGCATGCTAACTCCCATTAGTGAACCTGGTACAGCTACTAGGCCTCCTCAACACGATCCTGGAAGCGCAAGAAACGCTAGCTCCGGTCACTCCGCTGGTTATACCACGAATAGTGATAGCCAGCGTTCGGATGTCGAAGAAGGTCGATCTCGAAGTCTGTATACTTCATAATCATTCTTTTGCGTGACGGTAGCTAGTAAGTTTTTTTCTCGTTAAGTGTGTTGCCATTTTCTCGGAGCCCGCCAAAGCGTTTTCACTTGATCCGTTCTAAATCTTTGAGTGCACCAACTGTCTTCCAATGAAGTTTTTTCCCCGTATTGCAAAGAAAATATGCCAGCTTGTGCAATCATAGCACCATTGTCGATACAATATCGATGGTCCATGGCGCAGAGACTGCCTCCTCGTTCAGAAACCATGGTAGCCATCATATCTTGCAGTCGCAAGTTACAACCTACTCCGCCGACAATAAGCACTTCATTTTGTCCCGTGTGTGCCATTGCCCTTTCAGTTATCTCTACCAACATTGCAAAGAGCGTCTCTTGCAGCGAATAGCACATATCGGCAACGGTGACCTCTCCGGCCTTTAGTTTCGTTTTTGCAACTTGTTCCACATGCGTTAAGATACCAGAGAAGCTCACATCCATCCCTTTAACGGTGTAGGGAAGATCAATAAAACTGGCATCTGTGGCTTTGGCTTCTTGTTCAATATTATATCCTGGCGATGGATCATTCGAAAGACCAACAGTTCGAGCGAATCGATCTAGGCAGTTGCCAATCGCAATGTCAATTGTTTCTCCAAAAATTCGGTAGCGCTGATCACTGTATGCAATCACTTGTGTGTTTCCTCCCGATACGTACAACACAACGGGATTGCTAGTACCACAAGCAATTCGTCCCATTTCAATGTGTCCCACACAGTGATTGACACCAACCAACGGGACGTCCCAAAGTAAGGCCAAGCAGCGCGCAGCAATGGCACAGCTTTGCAGTGGTGCGCCCATACCAGGGCCTTTTGTAAAGCAAACAGCAGATATTCGTAGTTCGGGACTCTGTTCCCCAGGAAATGCCTCGTTTAACGCCGCGCGTACCAGCGCTACAACGTGGGCTTGATGATGCCAGGCCGTTTCCTTGGGTAGAAACCCATGACCGGTCGGTGCAACATACGTTTTGCGTGGATTAGACAAAATTGTGTAGCTTTGCGTTGACGGAGAATACTGTAAGACTCCCACTCCAACTTTGTTGGCTGATCCTTCAATCCCCAACACAATCGTTCGTCCTTCGGGATCTCGAATGGTGTACGTTGGAGGCGGCAACGGTAAGTTCTGAATCGACTCGGCTTGGCACGGGCCATCCTTCGCTGTTGAGACAGCCATAGAAGTGTGCTTATTGTCCGTGTCGTTTACAATCAATACCCACCGCTTCAAACCGTCTCATGGAGAACGTACCGACAAAtatattcacagtcaggatgCCATTGATTCTGGCGTTTACATTAAGAAGTTACCGGCCAGGCCTAGCTCTAATAGTAAGGGGTGCATCCGACAACCCCACCCCTACCTATGTCTCAATGGATTCACAGCAAATGGTCGAATGGATTGGCTAGGCGCCGCGAGTAATTTGTCTGCTCTACTAGAGAATGGCTTAACACAAGCATCTGCTTGTCTTTCAAAATGTAACGACACAAGTTTTGACGAGACATTGGGATAATCAAAATGGCCGACTTTCAAAACGAGAGAGGGTTGTAGCTCTAAACGCGATGGGCGAAGTAGTTCACCCAGAGCCGTTCAGCATTCCGCTTGGACTCTTGATATCCGTATCACAGTGACGTCGCCAACGCGGTCGCTTTCCACGAGTCCCTTTGTATGTAGAAAAGCAATGCATCTCTGCTAAAATATAAATTGAGCTACGCCTAAAGCGTGTCTACAGTATTTCAAATAGGTGCCACCTTAGTTTCGGAGACTCGGCATGGCCGGCATGGGAATGTGCGACGTTTTCGTCTTGATGACCTCATCAATGATACCATAGTCCAGGGCCTCGTATGGAGTCATAAAGAAGTCCCGATCGCAATCGGCGGCAATTTTCTCTTCCGGTTGATCGGTATAGTCCGCAATAAATTTGTTCAGCAGTGCCTTGGTGTAAAGAATTTCCTTGGCCTGGATTTCGATATCCTGGGCCTGCCCCTGCGCACCTCCCAGTGGCTGATGAATCATGATCCGGGCGTTGGGTAGGCTCTTGCGCTTGCCGGGAGTCCCGGCGCCCAGCAAGAATGCTCCCATGGAAGCGGCCATACCAAAGCAAACTGTTTGTACATCACAGGGGATGAACTTCATGGTATCGTAAATGGCCAAGCCAGCCGAAACGGAACCTGGAGTAAGTGGAAGCATCATTGTGAGGGGCCATATTCAACAAGTATTCTCACTCTCTTTggcgaacgaacgaacgcaTACACGACGTACCACCAGGTGAGTTGATGTAGAGCGTAATGTCCTTGTTGGGATCTTCGTTCGCCAGGTACAAAAGCTGCGCAACCAACACGTTGGCAACTTCATCATTGACGTCGGTTCCTAAGAGCAGAATGCGGTCTTTCAAAAGTCGGCTGACCACGTCTAATTGTCCCGATTTCCCGTCAACGGTGGGCAGTGGTGGGGCACGCGGGGGACGAGGAGCCCGTTTGGGGGCTTCGTCAGGCTGATGAAAAAAAAGTGGGCACAGCGAGCAGCGCAAACGGTGAATTGTCAATCTATCGACGCAATATCCATCTACTGATGACAAGTCGGTGCACACGTACCTCCTCGGGCATCATGAAGGGACTTCGCATTGACAATCTGTGTAAAATCAGAAGGAGAATCAACATGGTGAGTACTGTAACCAGACAACGAACTACGAACTTCGTGATGAAGCCATGGATCTCGTTGATCATGGAATTGGATTTACCTCGTCGAAGCTGATACCATCGCGGGTTTTTGATGGATCGTAAAAGCATCTGGATAAACGATAGAAGAAATGGATAAAAATGTGAgaaaacaacaaacaaaatgaTTGAGCGTCACCTCAAGCATCAGGGCAGCAGTCCTTAACTACAACTTACCAGCCGAAGCCAACAGCGCCGTGAGCAAAGCTAAACGGCGTAACATCACAGCAAAATCGAAAGGCAATAGAATGGAGTTGTACACACTATGGAGTTATGTTCGTTTCAATATTGTTTGCTCTGTGACGGTCGGTCCATAAGGGGAACGAACAAGGCGGAACGCTGTCTGGATCCATCGAAAATCCCCCAAACTCGCCTGCTTATTCTGATCACAGTCTGCTTATCGCCCGTCGCTAACAAAGCGTGACGTGTTTGTGTCGTGGGTCGACGGGACAAGGAGCGAGGAATGCTCGCCTGTCAGTCACCGCACTACCTACTTTCCACCTGGCGTgcacagtcacagtcagtgcagTACTCGACTTCCACGAGAAGGCAATTCCGTCTATGCATCAACCGTAAACCGTGACCGATCGCAAAGGTCGGTCCTCCGCCCACGCTTTCGTCGATCTCTCAGCCCCACAAAACACACGATGCGAAGGAGAAAAAAAAATCGATTGTTGGAAAGTGCGCGTCTCACCAACAACCAACCAGATCTCCGACTCCTTCACCGACCGAGACAACGCGACGTGTGTGCGCAAAACTCCCCAAACCGTTGCACATCGTGTCGGCATAtatattcttcttccgtgcTCTACAGACTTGTCGGTACAACGATACAAAACCGTGTTCGTCCAACCCACAGTCTACAAAGCTCCATTAAGCTCTCGGAAGTTGTCAAAGAAAGTTATTCGGGGCTGCCCTCTAAGAATCGCGCAAGTCCCACACGTACAACGTTTCAAAGCACTTCCGTTTCCTCGGTCTTTCTAGTAATCACCGCAACGACACCATGTCGAAAAAAGGAATGAAAATGTCGCTCGGCGAGTTTATTGGAGATGCCAAAGCCCCCGGTTCCAGTTTGCCGACAGCTCCCAAAGAACGGGCCCCGGACGACGAGGGTCGCTTCCAGCGCCACTCAACGCGTCACGAAGACCGTCCCGATTACGAACCCAGTCGGTCAGAATCGGACAATAGCTGGCGTCGAGGAGGCGGCGGACCGTCAGCAGGAGATCGCGGTGGTGCTCGTGGTGGCTTTGGAGATCGAGGAGGTGATCGTGGTGGCTTTGGAGATCGAGGTGGCGATCGTGGAGGGTACGGTGATCGAGGTGGTGATCGTGGAGGCTACGGGGATCGAGGCGGCGGTTCTGGAGATCGCTACGGAGACCGAGGTGGTGATCGAGGAGGCTATGGGGATCGAGGTGGTGATCGTGGAGGCTACGGAGACCGAGGTGGTGATCGAGGAGGCTACGGGGATCGAGGTGGTGATCGTGGAGGCTACGGTGACCGAGGCGGCGGTTCAGGAGATCGCTACGGGGACCGAGAAGAGCGCGGAGGCGACAACTGGCGTGGAGGGGGCGGTGGAGACCGGGGAGCTTTGCGCAATGAACGTTACGGAGACCGAGGTGACAGTGACAGCGAGCGTCTTGGAGGAGGTTGGCGTGGAGGAAATAGCGGGTCTCGCTTGAGCAATCGAGATGAGGCCGTGCCTCCCCCATCTACCGGGGAACGTCCCCGACTTCAGCTTAAGGCTCGTACTTCTCCTCTTCCCATCGTGGCAAGTCCAACGGGCGCAAACCCTAGGCCTGTCAAAACCGCTTCTATCACCGAAACTAAGTCTGTAGCCGAAATGTCTGACACGCTAGCCAATGTCGACATACAAGACACGCCTACGCCAGAGAAAATCGAGCCCGACGAGAAGCCTGAAGTATCCACCGAAACACAGGAAGAAAATAAAGGACgcgaagaaaagcaagaaatGAGACGCCGTGAacccaaaacagtcaacTCTCgagctgctgcttttggGCTTGCACCCGATGCGCGACGTGGGGTGAGTGAGCTTAATGTTTTTCTACAACGATTCTTTTAAACCCCTTTTCTCACCTTGTTTCGTTTGCGATACTCGTTTACAGACGGATAGTCGTCGAGAACGCACTCCTCCTCCTCCGGTAGCAAATTCTCGTTTTGCTCAGTTAGCTGACGAAGAGCGCGAGAAAAATAGAGATTTTCGTCGTCAAGGTCCACCGCCGACGACCAACTCTCGATTTGCAGCAGCTGCGGAAGCTGACCGCTCCTATCGTGAAGATCGTGAGGTGGAACAAGGGCCGCCGccacaaaagacaaacaCACGATTTGCTGCAGCGGCTGCCATggctgaagaagaggaaCGAGATCGCCAGGAGCGACGCGCAGAACGGGATTCCTTCTTTAACCGCGACAGAGAACAGGATGATCGTAGAGGGCCGGCCCCGCAGCAAAACTCTCGTTTTGCTGCGGCAGCAGCAATGGATGAAGACTATGTTGACCGAGAAGAGCGCCAACGGCGCACTGAAGAGCGAGATTTGGACCGTCAAAATGGCGGTGGCGGTCGATCCGGCTATGAAGAGCGCGGTCATGGCTTCCGAAGTGATGATCGCGGCCCGAAACAAGATGTAGGCAATCATGACAACCACTTTTCGCAGCGtcaggaagaaaagaaatcTTCCGTAGCTGACCAGTTTAAACCAAAAGCACCACCGGTGGAGGACAATATCTTAAAGGTACCCATGAAGGAGCTGGCCCCCCAGCATGCTGACAATGTTCTTCAGTTTCCAACCAAGCCAAAGACTGAAGATAATATCAAAATGAAGCCTGAGGCGATGCCGGTCCTTGCAGAACCGGAGCCACAGGTACCTTCCCTTTCGGATGCGGATACTGAGAAACTCTTGAAAACATTTACAAGCGGAAATAAGCAGGGAGAAGAGCTGAAGGAATGGATAGAAGAGCAGAGAGCCGTACTACCGTCTGTTGAGCAGCTTGTATTTCACTTTTTGACGGAACACGAGAAACTGAATCCTGACCCTGACTGCGGCTGGGCAGAGCCTGACAAGTTCGGCTTGGCATTTGTGGCATTGGTAGAGGACGATATTGTCAACCAGATGCAGTTACTGTGGGGCATCCAATTCTACTGCGACAAGCTCGGCTTTCCCAAGCTCAATGACGAGTATGTGATCCAATCAATGTTTCGCGCCGCGTACAAGTATGATCTCGCCGAAGATGACGCCTATTTTGAGTGGAAAGAGGATGAATCAGAGGAGCATGAAAGAGGAAAAATGAAGGCCATCATTCAAACTGTGGATTGGTTTAACTGGTTAGAACAAGATGAAGAGGAGGGGTcagaaaacgacgacgagtagATATGCTCCATAATAATCTTCGTATGAATAATGCTAACTGTAATTCATTTCATTCCCGTTCTGCTGAAGCCTGAGCTCCTCTGCCTGTCACAAACTACAATTTTGGTGTAGCAATGTAAATTCTATATTTTATCGTTCGTTAATATGCGCCTCCCGCAACGATCTCATTAATGAGTTGTAGCGCGCGCTGCATTCCATTAACatttcatttcctttctttttccgcTCCGCAACTAATTCCATTTGAGTCGTCCATTTTTTTGCTTGCCTCGAATTGTTTTCCGCGATAGCGTCCAACAATTTCTCTTTACATAGCCCTTCTTCTGTCATTGCATCTGAGATGAAGGTAAGTATAGGATTCGCTTCGTTCAGCTGGTCTGTGAAAGACTCGACCATTGCCCTGGCATAAGCTTCGCGTTTGGTGTTTCCAGTGGCCACGGCATCAGCAACATCATTCATAGCCTTACTCACTTCAATACTCAGAAAAAGAGTCAGGAAGTTCCGTATACCGAAGCCCCCACAGCCTGGTCTAATCTTCACGGGATCTCCATGCTTGTCGGTAGATTTGGAGCATACACGCTGGATAAACTCGAAGAAAGGGGCCTCCTGTCCAGCTTCACGTTGCAACACGTTTGAGGTAAAAATCTGGTAAAGGAGGTCTTCTCCTTGTACATCCACCAAAATCTGGTTCCGAACGATACCAAGGTAGGTTGTTTCAGAAACTTGGTCTCGTAAGAGACTATACACATTCCGATAGCGAGATCGCAAGATCACGGCGAGAACAGTATCCTGCATAGTATGATACTCAGACAACACTGAGTCTGTCAGACTGTGCTTCAGAATGCGAGCAatatcttccttttcgcaTTCAAGATTCAAAGCGCCATCCGGAGTCATAAAGGAGGCAGCTTTTAGAGCTGCAAAAATCTTCTCCGCGCAACTTTGTCCAACTCCTGACTCATCTCCGTCAATTCCTTCAGTAAGTTGAGCAACGGTTAAAATACCATAGTAGCTTCTCGGAATCCGTAGAAATGTAAAACCCTCATTCGTATAGCATCGGTAGTCGTTGGCTCTTTGTACAAATTCTACCAAGTCTTCCACTCGAGACGCAACGTGCTGAACTCCTTGCCCGAGTTCCTGAAGAAAACCGTGGACGTGCCCTACAGAAGAGAGAGCATTGTTGATGGGAAGGTAAACCTGACTTTGATCGCTCAAAGCTGCCGCCTTATTACTCGGAACTATCGGAAACTCGTTTCCTGTCACGGTACTCTCTATTTGTGCTTCACCTGCAGCTACGACACCGGCATTAAAGTCCACCTTAGGAGTGAACCCCAAGGTGTCTTGCAACGTGTCCAAAAATTCGGTGCGGTCGAACACGTTCGAAACCCAATGATCGCAGTAAGCAGCCAGACTTGAATCCTCAAAAGTTGCATCCAAGGTCTTCAGTCCCGGCAATGGACAAACGCTGGTTGAAGCTGAGGTTTGTACAAACCTCAGGACAGTACCGGTATCCGGTTCCTTCGTCAGACTATCCAGCTCATGCGACTTGTAATAGGCAAACACCTCCAAAATTTTCGCTTCGTCGAATTCATGGTACCCAGCCACCAGCGTGGGGTGCAGTGATTGATACCGTTCGAAAATAGAACTAACGTTCGGAGCACGGAAGGCCAATGCACCAATCCCTTGACGCCTGGCATGAGCGGCGTAAAAGTTGTTGATTTTTTCTGAACATGAATAGGTTAGGTTGTAAGTTTCGAACTTCTCGCATGGTTCGATACACTAGATCGCGCCGACACCACTTACTAGCATCAAAGTACGGATATCTATGTGGGGTGGCCTCGGAAGTGTCGTGATCGACGGCCGAAATCAAAATCTGCACGCCCCGGGGGTCCCTCGAAGTAACCAGCACGGATCGTGTGTTGCTGGAACCTTCCTCAGGATAGCAGGTTCCGGTAACACGGAACCCGAAACCTGCCAGAAGCTGTTTCACGACATCTCTGTTCTGCGGCTGATAAACTGTGTTATCATTCTCGTTTGAAGAATCTGCGTTTCCCGAAATTGATTTCCAAATCGCTTGCTTTTCCGCCAGCGATGGCGTGACCGCAGACGAGGCGACTTTACCCGCAAACTGGTTCAACCGATCTTCCAAGTCTTTATACACGTTGACGTTTTCCAAGCGATCGACGTAAAGATGAATGTGGGAAAAACACACGGCTTCGGATTGCTGCGGCTGCAACGTGGCAGGGTCTATGGATGCTGCGGTTGTCGTAGTGCTGCTCATACCTATGGTGGAGACCTGTTTGATGGTAACGCTAAACGACGATGCGAATTTTGAAGTAGAGCCTAGTAGGGTGAAGAGCAAAGACGCCCGCCGCAGCTTGAAGGCATTGTTCGTAACCATGACATTGAGAGCCCTCTCCGTGTTTCTGCTGCGTTCTATCGTGGCATCTGATTTTTGTGGGAAGGAAAAAGGTTCGGAAAGACGTGAAGTCCAAACGGACGAAACGAGAATCCCATCAGAAACAGGGTTTTGCCCCCCTACCCACAGCCTGCGTCAGCCATAGTTTTCTGCGAGTAAAGACTATCTGCCCTATTCAAATATTGGGTAAAATGATTGTAGCCCCTCCTCAATCTATCCTTTTAAAAACTAGTAAACAAAAGATGATAAAATTTCGTGAACTATTTTTGATCGCCTTTCTCGAACTGAACAGGAGCTGTGCGAGTGGTTCCAGCCCCAGAGACACCACCTTCGGCCCCAGAAAAACCCTTGTCTGGTTGAAACTTGGAGGTAGCCCCTTGCTGTAACTTGCTGTATTGTTCATCCGCATTATAGGCCGTGTCGCCCCGAGTCGGACGGTAAAtggatgccgacgacgccgcGGCTTGGCGTGCAAACAAAGGCTTGGAATACGCATTGTATTCGTCGTCCGCGCCAAACCCTGAATCCATACCCGCCGATTGGTTGTAAAGACGTGAATCCACATCGCCTCCCAAGCCACCTGTACCCGTGTGTACCCCCAAAGCAATTTTTTCCGACACGTCACGTTCCTGCTCcaacttttgcttcttgagTTCCATATTGTTTTCCATACGCATTTCTCGTTCTCTTTCCCGTT
This genomic interval carries:
- a CDS encoding predicted protein translates to MTTKETYAMPNDEQYEMPTEQAVAKKPDSALKSFLSGGVGGICVVVVGHPLDLIKVRMQTGGIAGASGSVLGIFANTFRSEGMRGLYRGVSAPLLAVSPIFAISFWGYDIGQRLVQYVQPSPGDLSLTQKCVAGGLSAIPTTAIMAPSERIKCLLQTNGDKYKGMKDCATAIYREGGFASLFRGTGATLLRDVPGSMAWFGTYEAVKMGMMKAQGIEDTSQLSPSAVLTAGGLAGMACWVISIPADVLKSRYQTAPEGMYRGLGDVYKKLMAEEGAGALFTGIRPALIRAFPANAACFFGMEVARKVFSFMD
- a CDS encoding predicted protein, whose amino-acid sequence is MAVSTAKDGPCQAESIQNLPLPPPTYTIRDPEGRTIVLGIEGSANKVGVGVLQYSPSTQSYTILSNPRKTYVAPTGHGFLPKETAWHHQAHVVALVRAALNEAFPGEQSPELRISAVCFTKGPGMGAPLQSCAIAARCLALLWDVPLVGVNHCVGHIEMGRIACGTSNPVVLYVSGGNTQVIAYSDQRYRIFGETIDIAIGNCLDRFARTVGLSNDPSPGYNIEQEAKATDASFIDLPYTVKGMDVSFSGILTHVEQVAKTKLKAGEVTVADMCYSLQETLFAMLVEITERAMAHTGQNEVLIVGGVGCNLRLQDMMATMVSERGGSLCAMDHRYCIDNGAMIAQAGIFSLQYGEKTSLEDSWCTQRFRTDQVKTLWRAPRKWQHT
- a CDS encoding predicted protein, with amino-acid sequence MLRRLALLTALLASADAFTIHQKPAMVSASTRLSMRSPFMMPEEPDEAPKRAPRPPRAPPLPTVDGKSGQLDVVSRLLKDRILLLGTDVNDEVANVLVAQLLYLANEDPNKDITLYINSPGGSVSAGLAIYDTMKFIPCDVQTVCFGMAASMGAFLLGAGTPGKRKSLPNARIMIHQPLGGAQGQAQDIEIQAKEILYTKALLNKFIADYTDQPEEKIAADCDRDFFMTPYEALDYGIIDEVIKTKTSHIPMPAMPSLRN
- a CDS encoding predicted protein, with the protein product MSKKGMKMSLGEFIGDAKAPGSSLPTAPKERAPDDEGRFQRHSTRHEDRPDYEPSRSESDNSWRRGGGGPSAGDRGGARGGFGDRGGDRGGFGDRGGDRGGYGDRGGDRGGYGDRGGGSGDRYGDRGGDRGGYGDRGGDRGGYGDRGGDRGGYGDRGGDRGGYGDRGGGSGDRYGDREERGGDNWRGGGGGDRGALRNERYGDRGDSDSERLGGGWRGGNSGSRLSNRDEAVPPPSTGERPRLQLKARTSPLPIVASPTGANPRPVKTASITETKSVAEMSDTLANVDIQDTPTPEKIEPDEKPEVSTETQEENKGREEKQEMRRREPKTVNSRAAAFGLAPDARRGTDSRRERTPPPPVANSRFAQLADEEREKNRDFRRQGPPPTTNSRFAAAAEADRSYREDREVEQGPPPQKTNTRFAAAAAMAEEEERDRQERRAERDSFFNRDREQDDRRGPAPQQNSRFAAAAAMDEDYVDREERQRRTEERDLDRQNGGGGRSGYEERGHGFRSDDRGPKQDVGNHDNHFSQRQEEKKSSVADQFKPKAPPVEDNILKVPMKELAPQHADNVLQFPTKPKTEDNIKMKPEAMPVLAEPEPQVPSLSDADTEKLLKTFTSGNKQGEELKEWIEEQRAVLPSVEQLVFHFLTEHEKLNPDPDCGWAEPDKFGLAFVALVEDDIVNQMQLLWGIQFYCDKLGFPKLNDEYVIQSMFRAAYKYDLAEDDAYFEWKEDESEEHERGKMKAIIQTVDWFNWLEQDEEEGSENDDE